The following are encoded together in the Pseudoalteromonas ruthenica genome:
- a CDS encoding sodium:solute symporter family protein encodes MLDTQTALIITAIFAIVWVVFGWWLGRHIKSHEDFALAGRNVGFAFATATAMATWVTSNTTLVAPQLTYQFGIWGMVGYSFAALGLLLFAPLSQRIKRLLPTGFTSGDFIRLRFGRFSWRIFLIISLVYAFSWLVSLGMAGGILLESLSGLDYHLGMTVILTMCVLYTLFGGMRAVIATDFIQALIIVIGVIIVAGVVIDNYSLETVHQNLAAEHPMLLDLLFPAALLFLFNNIFFGLGEIFHSNVWWSRAFAFRVDTAKKAYFTAGLLWLPIPIVTGFIALAAPTLGIFPPSADMVGPMVAANVLGYGGAILLFIIVFSALASSLDSLLAATSDLITQDIYNKHINPDADSETLMRIGKRVIVILGVATWVLCLPKLATLGALLNFAGAFVASTIWPIVLGLYYRRLIGKSAGLAMLLGTISGLIGYFAIGFYVAALISCAVSLVVCIIACKLNNTPFNWQQLKTPTEDNHDL; translated from the coding sequence ATGTTAGATACGCAAACTGCGCTCATTATCACCGCTATTTTTGCTATCGTTTGGGTTGTTTTCGGCTGGTGGCTTGGACGTCATATTAAATCCCATGAAGACTTTGCTTTGGCAGGACGTAATGTTGGCTTTGCCTTTGCAACCGCCACCGCGATGGCAACCTGGGTCACCAGTAATACCACCTTGGTGGCACCACAATTGACGTACCAATTTGGTATTTGGGGGATGGTAGGTTACTCCTTTGCCGCGTTAGGGCTGCTGTTATTTGCTCCGCTTAGTCAACGCATTAAGCGGCTGTTGCCCACAGGGTTTACCAGTGGCGACTTTATTCGCTTACGCTTTGGTCGCTTTAGTTGGCGCATATTTCTCATTATTTCCTTGGTTTACGCCTTTAGCTGGCTAGTCAGTTTAGGCATGGCAGGGGGGATTTTGCTGGAATCACTCAGTGGCCTAGATTATCACTTGGGGATGACTGTAATCCTCACCATGTGCGTGCTATACACCTTATTCGGTGGGATGCGCGCGGTGATCGCTACCGATTTTATTCAAGCGCTGATTATCGTGATTGGCGTGATCATTGTGGCTGGTGTGGTGATCGATAACTACAGCTTGGAAACGGTGCATCAGAACCTCGCCGCAGAGCATCCCATGCTGTTGGATTTATTGTTTCCTGCGGCATTACTGTTTTTGTTTAACAACATCTTTTTTGGCTTAGGAGAGATCTTTCACTCTAACGTATGGTGGTCACGGGCTTTCGCCTTTCGTGTTGATACCGCTAAAAAAGCGTACTTCACCGCCGGATTATTATGGTTACCGATACCCATAGTGACAGGGTTTATTGCCCTTGCCGCGCCAACCTTAGGTATTTTCCCTCCCAGTGCGGATATGGTCGGCCCCATGGTGGCGGCAAATGTGCTTGGTTATGGGGGCGCTATTTTACTGTTTATCATTGTTTTCTCCGCGCTTGCCTCGAGTCTTGATTCACTTTTAGCAGCCACCTCTGACCTTATTACTCAGGATATTTATAACAAGCATATTAATCCTGATGCTGACTCTGAAACGTTAATGCGTATCGGCAAGCGAGTTATTGTCATTCTGGGGGTCGCTACATGGGTATTGTGCCTGCCCAAACTAGCGACTCTGGGTGCCTTACTTAATTTTGCCGGTGCGTTCGTTGCAAGCACCATTTGGCCCATCGTACTTGGCTTATATTACCGCCGCTTAATTGGTAAAAGTGCTGGTTTGGCCATGCTCTTGGGCACAATAAGTGGGTTGATTGGTTACTTTGCAATTGGTTTTTACGTCGCGGCATTAATTTCCTGTGCCGTGTCCTTGGTGGTTTGCATCATTGCATGCAAGCTGAATAACACGCCCTTTAATTGGCAGCAACTAAAGACACCAACGGAGGACAATCATGATCTCTAG
- a CDS encoding carboxymuconolactone decarboxylase family protein, with the protein MKEFTLHTPETAPQSSKPLLEKSQQAFGSIPNLHAVMAESPQLLHGYQVLHEAFLNSSFNNAEKTVVWQSINVEHECHYCVPAHSAIAKSMKVDDDLNQALRDQAPLGDDKLEVLRDTTLEIVRQRGHLSDEQSKTFFAAGYSQQNLLDIILALSQKVMSNYVNHLADTPLDDAFKPFA; encoded by the coding sequence ATGAAAGAATTTACTTTACATACCCCAGAGACCGCGCCACAAAGTAGCAAACCCTTACTAGAGAAGTCACAACAAGCTTTTGGTAGTATTCCTAATTTGCACGCAGTCATGGCCGAATCGCCACAGCTTTTACACGGATACCAAGTATTGCATGAAGCCTTTTTAAACAGCTCATTCAATAATGCCGAAAAAACAGTGGTATGGCAGAGTATTAACGTTGAACACGAATGCCATTACTGTGTCCCTGCGCACTCAGCGATTGCCAAATCAATGAAGGTAGATGACGACCTTAATCAGGCTTTGCGTGACCAGGCGCCATTAGGTGACGACAAGCTAGAAGTACTGCGTGATACCACGCTCGAAATTGTGCGTCAGCGTGGTCACTTGAGCGATGAACAAAGTAAGACCTTTTTCGCTGCCGGCTATAGTCAGCAGAATTTATTGGATATTATTCTTGCTCTCAGCCAAAAAGTGATGAGTAACTACGTAAATCACCTCGCCGACACACCACTGGACGATGCCTTTAAACCTTTTGCCTAA
- the asnB gene encoding asparagine synthase (glutamine-hydrolyzing): MCGIAGVFNLDPTQSIDPQLLVNMAAIQHHRGPDGFGYRRIEGKGIGFSHARLSIIDLNEQRARQPFMNSDEQLMLTHNGEFYDYARIRADLVAQGARFQSKSDSEIVLHLYQRQGMQAMLEQLRGEFAFALYDNKEDTLHLVRDRFGIKPLYYTQTQDEVVFGSELKVLFAHPKVKRQFSSAGLYHQLIQVMVPGSTAFADVHQVKPGHVVSFKRQNGQWQITDNRYWDVNFPRAEEHQNDADEQLYIQGVREKLLEAVQLRLTADVPVGCYLSGGIDSCAILGLSSAASQQPIKAFTIGFDSDDYDETPIAKEMAEATQADHHIMSLSGDELYSHFERTLWHTERTIYNTLGVAKYLMSQQVNDVNYKVVMTGEGSDELFAGYPSFRNDLFLYGMDEVDADERAKWQSMLQKTNKLFKGAMLSRNECRNEALESLVGFTPSCLQPWLACGEFADGLVAEQYKIALADYDAGKAIADTFDNDMLAGRHPLDKAQYVWIKTMLEGQILTWGGDRVDMANSMEARPAFLDHHLAEFAFNIPPHLRIKDNKEKYVLREAMKGLLPETLYKREKFAFMAPPAHTDEKKWQAMKQLADKYLSDEALAQSGLLDPQAVADLFALHDAPDTDDALKVQLDAVINHMIGVQVLHQQFVATDVPQQAAQLAQHYGWRADDAHQGAQI, translated from the coding sequence ATGTGCGGTATAGCGGGAGTATTTAATCTCGATCCAACTCAATCCATTGATCCACAGCTGCTTGTCAATATGGCGGCTATCCAACACCATCGCGGCCCCGATGGTTTCGGCTACCGTCGTATTGAGGGTAAAGGCATCGGCTTTAGTCATGCCCGCCTTTCTATTATTGACCTGAATGAGCAACGAGCACGACAGCCTTTTATGAACAGTGATGAGCAACTGATGCTTACACACAACGGCGAGTTCTATGATTATGCCCGAATTCGTGCCGACTTAGTGGCTCAAGGCGCTCGTTTCCAATCGAAAAGTGACTCAGAAATTGTGCTCCATCTTTATCAGCGCCAAGGGATGCAAGCGATGCTGGAGCAACTGCGTGGGGAGTTTGCTTTTGCACTGTATGACAACAAAGAAGACACACTGCATTTGGTGCGTGACCGCTTCGGGATAAAGCCCCTGTATTACACGCAAACACAAGACGAAGTGGTGTTTGGCTCAGAGCTAAAAGTGCTGTTTGCGCACCCCAAGGTTAAGCGACAGTTTTCCAGTGCTGGGCTCTATCATCAGCTTATTCAAGTGATGGTGCCGGGGAGCACGGCATTCGCTGACGTACACCAAGTCAAGCCGGGCCATGTTGTCAGTTTTAAACGGCAAAATGGGCAGTGGCAAATAACGGATAACCGCTATTGGGACGTTAACTTTCCCCGCGCTGAGGAGCACCAAAATGACGCCGATGAACAGTTGTATATACAAGGAGTCCGCGAAAAGTTACTAGAAGCGGTGCAGCTGCGTTTAACAGCAGATGTGCCAGTTGGCTGTTACCTGTCGGGTGGCATTGATTCTTGCGCGATTCTCGGGCTCTCTTCGGCGGCGAGTCAGCAACCTATCAAGGCATTCACCATCGGCTTTGATAGCGACGATTATGATGAAACCCCCATAGCAAAAGAAATGGCCGAAGCCACGCAGGCCGATCATCATATCATGTCACTAAGCGGTGATGAGCTTTACAGTCATTTTGAGCGCACCTTATGGCATACCGAGCGCACCATTTACAACACCTTAGGTGTGGCAAAATACCTCATGAGCCAGCAGGTGAACGACGTAAACTATAAAGTGGTGATGACTGGAGAAGGGTCCGATGAGCTCTTTGCTGGCTACCCTTCGTTCCGTAACGACTTGTTCCTTTATGGTATGGATGAAGTGGATGCCGATGAGCGCGCAAAGTGGCAGAGCATGTTACAAAAAACCAATAAGCTCTTTAAGGGCGCGATGCTCTCGCGCAATGAGTGTCGTAATGAGGCCTTGGAAAGCCTAGTTGGTTTTACCCCCAGTTGTTTACAACCTTGGCTGGCTTGTGGTGAGTTTGCCGATGGGTTGGTGGCTGAGCAATATAAAATAGCCTTAGCTGATTATGATGCTGGCAAAGCCATTGCGGACACCTTTGACAACGATATGTTAGCAGGGCGTCACCCTCTCGATAAGGCGCAGTATGTATGGATTAAAACCATGCTCGAAGGGCAGATTCTCACTTGGGGTGGTGACAGAGTCGATATGGCTAACTCGATGGAAGCGCGGCCAGCGTTCTTAGATCATCACCTTGCTGAGTTTGCTTTTAACATCCCTCCTCATCTGCGTATTAAAGACAACAAAGAAAAATACGTGTTACGTGAGGCAATGAAAGGGTTACTGCCGGAGACCTTATACAAACGGGAAAAGTTTGCTTTTATGGCGCCGCCCGCTCACACCGATGAGAAAAAGTGGCAAGCGATGAAGCAGTTAGCTGACAAGTACCTAAGCGACGAGGCATTAGCACAATCAGGCCTGTTAGACCCGCAAGCTGTGGCGGATTTATTTGCCCTTCACGATGCCCCTGACACTGATGATGCATTGAAGGTGCAGTTGGATGCGGTGATTAATCACATGATTGGCGTTCAGGTATTGCATCAGCAGTTTGTAGCAACCGATGTGCCTCAACAGGCTGCACAATTGGCGCAACATTATGGTTGGCGTGCTGACGACGCGCACCAAGGTGCACAAATATAG
- a CDS encoding aspartate/ornithine carbamoyltransferase family protein: MEEDGDLLHQVENQHIISADQLNRDILVQLFRLAAKYESNPARYRSPLQGKILISAFYEPSTRTRLSFESAWHRLGGDIMSITDRSSTGIAKGESLADVAEMFNNYGDCVVLRDNANESIAEMVGPLRIPIINAGNGIDEHPTQAMSDLYTIFKWCPALLNPEHEDFRQLKIGIVGVPNQMRTVRSLLKMFVHFPEIVDEIVLLNDQDEDTIFDSGQKQQLIDAGIHIRTSKEMDEVLPQLDVVYINAIAWVGDSFETYGKKYGLNCKSQLKKDAIILHPLARGEELSTCLDDTPHNWYFSQARGAVFLRMALLTCMVQRADTVMDVI; this comes from the coding sequence ATTGAAGAGGATGGAGACTTACTCCATCAAGTCGAAAATCAGCATATCATCAGTGCTGATCAGTTGAACCGCGATATTTTGGTGCAGCTATTTCGTCTGGCTGCGAAGTATGAAAGTAACCCTGCACGCTATCGCTCGCCGCTGCAAGGGAAGATTCTCATCAGTGCTTTTTATGAACCAAGTACGCGTACGCGGCTATCATTCGAAAGTGCCTGGCATCGCCTAGGTGGCGATATCATGTCAATTACCGATCGCTCCTCTACAGGGATTGCCAAAGGAGAGTCTCTTGCCGATGTCGCAGAGATGTTTAATAACTACGGCGACTGTGTGGTACTGCGAGACAATGCCAATGAGTCTATAGCGGAGATGGTTGGGCCGCTGCGTATTCCTATTATTAATGCGGGTAACGGTATTGATGAACACCCAACACAAGCAATGTCCGACCTATACACTATTTTCAAATGGTGCCCAGCGCTACTTAATCCAGAGCATGAGGATTTTCGCCAGCTAAAAATCGGCATTGTTGGCGTTCCGAATCAAATGCGCACGGTGCGTAGTCTGCTTAAAATGTTTGTGCATTTCCCCGAGATTGTCGATGAAATAGTATTACTCAACGACCAAGATGAAGACACCATATTCGACTCTGGCCAAAAACAGCAACTCATCGATGCCGGCATCCATATTCGTACCAGCAAGGAGATGGATGAGGTTCTGCCGCAGCTAGATGTGGTGTACATCAATGCCATTGCTTGGGTAGGCGATAGTTTTGAAACCTATGGCAAAAAATATGGCCTCAATTGCAAATCTCAGCTGAAAAAAGACGCCATCATCTTGCACCCTTTAGCTCGAGGTGAAGAGCTCTCCACCTGTTTAGATGATACGCCTCATAATTGGTATTTCTCCCAAGCGCGAGGCGCAGTATTTTTACGCATGGCACTTCTCACTTGTATGGTGCAGCGAGCCGATACAGTGATGGATGTCATTTAG
- a CDS encoding MarR family winged helix-turn-helix transcriptional regulator codes for MQKYDELLIALRKVIRAIDLHSKQLNKTSGLTGPQLLIMHEVAQTDGITASRIAQNVNLSPATVTNILDRLESRALVSRVRSQLDKRRVSLYLTEQGKALLDQAPQPLQDHFIEKFSSLSEWEQTLLLSSMQRIAAMMDADNIDASPLLEVGAITRQVDPGKSE; via the coding sequence ATGCAAAAGTATGACGAGTTATTAATTGCCCTGCGTAAGGTCATCCGCGCCATTGATCTGCACTCCAAACAACTGAACAAAACGTCCGGCCTCACTGGCCCACAGCTGCTAATTATGCATGAAGTGGCACAAACCGACGGCATCACGGCCAGCCGCATTGCCCAAAATGTGAATCTTAGCCCGGCAACAGTCACCAATATTTTAGATAGGCTAGAGAGTCGAGCGCTGGTAAGCCGCGTGCGCAGCCAACTTGATAAACGCCGAGTGAGCTTATATTTAACCGAGCAAGGCAAAGCGCTGCTTGATCAGGCACCACAACCACTTCAAGATCACTTTATCGAGAAGTTCAGCAGTCTCTCTGAATGGGAACAAACTCTGCTACTTTCGTCGATGCAGCGCATCGCCGCAATGATGGACGCAGATAACATAGATGCCTCTCCGCTACTGGAAGTGGGTGCAATTACCCGTCAGGTTGACCCTGGAAAATCAGAATAA
- a CDS encoding porin → MTTFKKTALALAITCVSGTAMANPEMEAMKEQLAQLQKQMQQLQKKLDAAEQSAEQQAQQQEEINTRIAQQEQQLEQTVAMEKSAEKEDGIHVGGAVRTNFSHTSYDDDNKNRGGDFDFDIFRLNFSGDIGDVELNAEIRFFDYMTAVKYAYVGYDFAEDWQVQAGITKVPFGNWPYNSHNWFFGTTYYIGLEDDHDMGVLFKRKVADNWQLDLGFFKNDELGGVDGYVDNRSDRYSYDVVGFRNVGDGIYAEPTNPIGEYNTFSGRYAYHLEHEGGKTEIGVSGLAGGLHDGNDRAGDYQAWAVHVNSNIGPWNFQLQHGDYNYDIDNVDRMAVGAYSFYDSIAAEATMTNANIAYSLPVEWGPVTNLQFYNDYGIIYDKSDNSEDTWMNVTGVSVAAGGLFTYFDLVHAKNQPFVGGSIAGDSDETERRFNINIGYYF, encoded by the coding sequence ATGACTACGTTCAAGAAGACCGCATTGGCTCTTGCCATTACCTGTGTTTCTGGCACCGCAATGGCGAACCCAGAAATGGAGGCAATGAAGGAGCAACTGGCACAGTTGCAAAAGCAAATGCAGCAGTTGCAGAAAAAGCTTGATGCCGCTGAGCAAAGTGCAGAGCAACAAGCACAGCAGCAAGAAGAGATTAATACCCGTATTGCTCAACAAGAACAGCAACTTGAGCAAACAGTGGCGATGGAAAAGAGCGCCGAGAAAGAAGATGGCATTCATGTAGGTGGTGCAGTACGTACCAACTTCAGCCATACCTCTTACGATGATGATAATAAAAATCGTGGCGGCGACTTTGACTTCGATATCTTCCGGTTAAATTTCTCTGGCGATATTGGTGATGTCGAGCTCAACGCTGAGATTCGCTTCTTCGACTACATGACGGCCGTGAAATATGCCTATGTTGGCTACGATTTCGCAGAAGACTGGCAAGTGCAGGCCGGTATTACCAAAGTGCCTTTTGGTAATTGGCCGTACAACTCACACAACTGGTTCTTCGGCACCACTTACTACATTGGTTTAGAAGATGACCATGACATGGGTGTGCTATTTAAGCGTAAAGTAGCCGATAACTGGCAGCTCGATCTTGGCTTTTTCAAAAATGATGAGCTAGGTGGCGTTGATGGTTACGTCGATAATCGCAGTGATCGTTACTCTTATGATGTTGTTGGCTTTAGAAATGTGGGTGATGGTATCTACGCAGAGCCAACCAACCCGATTGGTGAATACAATACCTTTTCAGGTCGTTACGCTTACCACTTAGAGCATGAAGGTGGCAAAACTGAGATTGGTGTTTCTGGCTTAGCCGGTGGCCTGCATGATGGTAATGACCGTGCCGGAGATTACCAAGCGTGGGCTGTACACGTAAATAGCAACATCGGCCCTTGGAACTTCCAGTTGCAACATGGTGACTACAACTACGATATCGACAACGTCGATCGCATGGCGGTAGGTGCTTACTCCTTCTATGACAGTATTGCCGCAGAAGCCACAATGACCAACGCCAACATTGCCTACAGCCTCCCTGTTGAGTGGGGTCCGGTAACCAATCTGCAGTTTTACAATGACTACGGCATCATCTACGACAAGTCTGACAACAGCGAAGACACGTGGATGAACGTAACCGGCGTTTCTGTTGCCGCAGGCGGGTTATTCACCTACTTTGACTTAGTACATGCTAAGAATCAGCCATTTGTAGGGGGTTCTATTGCTGGTGACAGCGATGAAACAGAACGCCGCTTCAATATCAATATTGGTTATTACTTTTAA